CTTAAAGCAAATATAATTGATTTTGAAAGAAAATATAAGAGTTGTGGCTATGGGTTCTTAAGTTTAAATGCGCAATTAGCTTATAAAAGTGCAGCAGCAATCATTTTAGATGCTTATGATAGTGGTTGTGATTTTTTAGTTGTAGAAGATTTTTATTCTTTTTATATGTTTGATAAGTGTTCTAAAGAATTACAAGCAATTTCAAATAGAAATTTTGAAGATTTTTATATTTTAAGTTTCGCAGAGCTTGCAAATTTAGCTCTAGGTATAGTACCATACACTTTAAAAAAACACAAATTAAAAGTGAGTTTAGTCAATGAAAATCGCTCTTGAATGCAAGGATTTAATTTTAGAAAAAACTTTAGAAATTGCTTTAAAAGATTTTTTAGTTTTAAAAAAAGATTGTGATTTTTTAGTCTGTGATGAAAAAATCAACACACAAAAGCCACAATTTATCATCAACAAAAAATCAAATTTCTTAACTCACCCTTTTAACATAGAAGAGTTGCTATGTGCTTTAAATGATTTCAATGCAAGCTTGCAAAATATTGCCTATAAAATAGCAATGCGTGAGAAAAAAATTATGAATCAAAAATGTGAAGCCATTTTAGAACAACTACGCCAAGAAAGTCATGAAAAAATCGATGCAATATTTGATCTTTATAAAACAGAGTTAAAAAATCTTATCAAAGAAGAAAGTAATAATGCATAAAACACAAGAATATCAAAGCGTAAGAGATTTTTTAAAAAATTACAAAGAGGATAAAAAAACAAGCTCAAAAAAACAAGCTCAAAAAATTTACACCACCATAGAAA
The nucleotide sequence above comes from Campylobacter lari. Encoded proteins:
- a CDS encoding ornithine carbamoyltransferase, which produces MKIALECKDLILEKTLEIALKDFLVLKKDCDFLVCDEKINTQKPQFIINKKSNFLTHPFNIEELLCALNDFNASLQNIAYKIAMREKKIMNQKCEAILEQLRQESHEKIDAIFDLYKTELKNLIKEESNNA